In Burkholderiaceae bacterium DAT-1, the genomic stretch CCTTGAGGATCGTTTGCGAGCCTACGAGGCTGGCGGTGACGATTTTGTCACCAAGCCACCCGTGGCGGAAGAACTCAAAGCCAAGCTGCAATCGCTGCTAAAGGTGCATGCTGAACGCAGTCAGCTTGCGGAGCAGGCCAGAAGTGCCTTCGATGTGGCCATGACTGCGATGACATCTGCCAGCGAAACCGGCATCGTAATGGCGGGTTTACGGCAGTGCTTGTGTGCACCTCACGTGGTGGCACTGGCGAATGCGCTGATTAGCACCTGTGGCGAATACGGTCTGGATGCCTGTGTACGCGTTGTACTGGCTGATCGGGTGTTGTATCAGAATGCACAGGGTGCGGCGACCCCGGTTGAAGCGGGGATTCTGGATCGTCTGGCGCAGGGTGACCGGATATTTTCCTTCGGCAAGCAGGCGGCATTCAATTACGACGGATTGACATTGTTGATTCGCAATATGCCCGTAGACGACGAGGGCAAGATGGGGCGGCTGCGCGATCATCTGGCCATTCTGGCCGAGGCCGGCCAGGAGCGGCGGCAGAGGCTGGTTGCCGACGCAGTGAATCGCGAGCTGATGAGCCGGCATCGTGCGCTGTACGACGAGGCGGTGCGCGTCCTGAAGGAAATCTCGGAGCAGCAGGAACATACCCGTCGGGAAACGGCTGTCATGCTGGACGTGCTGATTTCGGATGTGGAAGTTGCACTGGCAGGATTGGGGTTGTCTGTCCGTCAGGAAGACCTCGTGTCCCGCTTACTCGGGGGGACTGCATACCGGATTGGCGAATTGCTGACGCAATCCCTGCAAATGCAGCAGCATCTGGAGACATTGCAGGCGAGAATTCAGGAAGGATAAGCCAAGCGCCAATTAAAGAGGGCACTTCACTCACTGCATCCATTTATACTGCCATCCATTGAAGATGGGATGGATCATGATTCGTGGCGTCAATCATATTACGTTTGCAGTCTCTAATTTGAATCGAGCGATCGCGTTTTATTGCGATGTGCTTGGTGCAAAGTTGACTGCAAAATGGCGACAAGGTGCCTATCTAGTGCTGGGCGGAGTATGGATATGCCTGTCTGTGGATGCTGCGGCGAAGCAATCGCTGGCTCACGATTACACGCATATCGCGTTTGATATTGCGGCGGAAGATTTTGCTGTACTGGAAGCTCGGATCATTGGAGGGTATCCCGGTGCGATCTGGAAGGACAATCGCAGCGAGGGTGCCTCACTCTATATTCATGACCCAGATTTCAATAAGCTCGAATTGCATGTTGGCAATATGGCGAGCCGCCTGTTAGCGACCCGCCAAGTACCGTATGAAGGCATGGAGTGGTTTGATTAGAACACCAGCTTTTCACCAAATGCGGCTTCGTAATCACGGGCGATTGAAACCTGATCGAAGTGATGGTTCTGGGCGCCACGGTTGGCGACCTTGATCGAACCGATCAGGCTGGCCAGCTGGCCGGTCGTCTTCCAATCCCAGCCCTGCTCGATACCATAGAGCAGACCTGCGCGGTAGGCATCGCCGCAGCCCGTTGGGTCGACCACCTGCTTCGGTACAACCGGGGCGATTTCGATTTTTTCGCCATTGGTATAAATCAGCGAACCCTGCGACCCCAGTGTGACGATCAGTGCCTTGCAACGACCGGCGATATCCTCAATGGTCTGGCCTGTTTTGACGCGGACCAGTTCTGCTTCGTAATCGTTGAAGGTCACGTAATCAGCAGCATCGATACATTCGATCAGATCAGCGCCAGAAAGTAGTGGCGTGCCCTGGCCCGGATCGAACACGAACGGGATACCTGCTGCCTTGAGATCACGGCTACGTTGCACCATGGCGGTCAGTGAATCCGGCCCCACATGGCCCAGTGTCAGCTCGGATTGAACATGCGCAAAGCTGTTCTCGCCTGACTTGTCCATTGCACCCGGATGGAATGCCGTAATTTGATTGTCGGAGATATCGGTGGTGATAAAACACTGCGGTGTGTAGTGATCAGCCAGTTCGCGCACGCAATCCATGCGCACACCCTTGCTCTCAAGGCGCGCACGATAGTCGCCAAAATCGTGACCCACAGTGGCCATCACGATCGGATTGCCGCCCAGCAATTTCAGGCTGTAGGCGATATTGCCCGCACATCCGCCATACTCGCGGCGCATTTCCGGCACCAGAAATGAGACCGACAGCATGTGGACTTTTTCCGGCAGGATGTGGTTTTTGAAATGATCCGGGAACACCATGATGGTGTCGAATGCAACGGAGCCGCAAATCAGGGTGGCCATGCGCCTTATTCCTTAGTCGAGCGACGGATACAAATCCGCAAATAATTGATTGGTGAAGTGGGCATTCGTGCCGGACATTCCGGAC encodes the following:
- a CDS encoding response regulator, whose product is MTLPVILIVDDDPMVSLLLRNELSDQYTVLEADSGETALAVLDREPVNLVILDIVLPGMSGYDACRTIRQSGQDVTLPVIFLSGELALEDRLRAYEAGGDDFVTKPPVAEELKAKLQSLLKVHAERSQLAEQARSAFDVAMTAMTSASETGIVMAGLRQCLCAPHVVALANALISTCGEYGLDACVRVVLADRVLYQNAQGAATPVEAGILDRLAQGDRIFSFGKQAAFNYDGLTLLIRNMPVDDEGKMGRLRDHLAILAEAGQERRQRLVADAVNRELMSRHRALYDEAVRVLKEISEQQEHTRRETAVMLDVLISDVEVALAGLGLSVRQEDLVSRLLGGTAYRIGELLTQSLQMQQHLETLQARIQEG
- a CDS encoding VOC family protein gives rise to the protein MIRGVNHITFAVSNLNRAIAFYCDVLGAKLTAKWRQGAYLVLGGVWICLSVDAAAKQSLAHDYTHIAFDIAAEDFAVLEARIIGGYPGAIWKDNRSEGASLYIHDPDFNKLELHVGNMASRLLATRQVPYEGMEWFD
- a CDS encoding carbohydrate kinase family protein, which codes for MATLICGSVAFDTIMVFPDHFKNHILPEKVHMLSVSFLVPEMRREYGGCAGNIAYSLKLLGGNPIVMATVGHDFGDYRARLESKGVRMDCVRELADHYTPQCFITTDISDNQITAFHPGAMDKSGENSFAHVQSELTLGHVGPDSLTAMVQRSRDLKAAGIPFVFDPGQGTPLLSGADLIECIDAADYVTFNDYEAELVRVKTGQTIEDIAGRCKALIVTLGSQGSLIYTNGEKIEIAPVVPKQVVDPTGCGDAYRAGLLYGIEQGWDWKTTGQLASLIGSIKVANRGAQNHHFDQVSIARDYEAAFGEKLVF